A window from Dunckerocampus dactyliophorus isolate RoL2022-P2 chromosome 15, RoL_Ddac_1.1, whole genome shotgun sequence encodes these proteins:
- the prox3 gene encoding prospero homeobox 3, with amino-acid sequence MMDSPSDLFEDSTGQLHQLAPPLRSTDMLGGLPGQPPLTAFRTPGFPLIQQNLIQPHGGPRRSGSLHHTQNIPLASLRGEEKKLEGDRGEREHQKVVANDDEVRKRLATEWSQDLARVKRMKLEGRIEEGSVRRGAGGRELRIRRREELKEQLEEARERLQALQEKVLRAFGEKHMEEKERMFDEEEDDAEGGLSLLSTSPFSNFDKPRDEKQKDKARTETGRGGVMEGVGLWLDWDGGVEDNDDEGGQKFAQALKLQLGSAVARVIDRVLHLYTETSDLRPSSPPAAISFLPSDAAEGGREDKGAWMGLLTRVEDEVAGQEERPGRKGDEREKQKTSTFPPPCNEQTDMALPLVTQKSPGPQKARPLLGPPLSNQANLSLHHPSLPRPPLLSHPPLLHPASQSKDPSSSASSFPPPPPPPLPLPILHYSMQQLFSRSLHHPQLSHLPASRKDFLNSDPFLEFHSHPSFPPLPLLGHLGPALVRHGSGRERERGMRGGGGMDGGELYLTAGGTQEGLSPCHLKKAKLMFFYTRYPSSNTLKTYFPDVKFNRCVTSQMIKWFSNFREFFYIQMERFARQAVREALTRDGAPCLGRESQLRVGRDTELYRILNMHYNKSNIYQVPERFIEVSEVALREFYSAIWTGRDNDPCWKKGIYKIICKLDSGLPDAFRMPGCPVG; translated from the exons A TGATGGACTCCCCCTCAGACCTCTTCGAAGACTCCACAGGGCAGCTCCACCAGCTTGCCCCCCCACTACGCTCCACAGACATGCTCGGTGGGCTCCCGGGACAGCCGCCACTAACTGCCTTCAGGACCCCCGGCTTCCCACTCATCCAGCAGAACCTCATCCAGCCTCACGGAGGGCCTAGAAGGAGTGGGAGTCTTcaccacacacaaaacattccCTTGGCTTCACTCAGGGGGGAGGAGAAAAAACTGGAGGGAGACAGAGGAGAGCGAGAACACCAGAAGGTGGTGGCAAACGACGACGAGGTTAGGAAGCGACTGGCCACCGAGTGGAGTCAAGACCTGGCGAGGGTAAAGAGGATGAAGCTGGAGGGACGGATTGAAGAGGGGAGCGTGAGGCGAGGTGCAGGAGGGAGGGAGCTGAGGataaggaggagggaggagctgaaggagcagctggaggaggcgagggagagacTCCAGGCCCTGCAGGAGAAAGTGCTGAGGGCCTTTGGGGAGAAGCACATGGAAGAAAAGGAGAGAATGTTTGATGAAGAAGAGGATGATGCTGAAGGAGGGCTGTCTCTTCTCTCCACGTCACCTTTTTCTAACTTTGACAAGCCAAGAGACGAGAAGCAGAAAGACAAAGCCAGGACGGAGACAGGAAGAGGAGGCGTGATGGAGGGAGTGGGGCTGTGGTTAGACTGGGATGGAGGCGTAGAAGACAACGATGACGAAGGGGGGCAGAAGTTCGCTCAGGCCTTGAAGCTGCAGCTGGGCAGCGCTGTTGCGAGAGTCATCGACCGCGTCCTTCATCTTTACACCGAAACGTCCGATTTGAGGCCTTCCTCTCCTCCGGCCGCCATCTCCTTCCTCCCGTCGGACGCAGCGGAGGGTGGGCGGGAGGACAAGGGAGCGTGGATGGGACTGTTAACCAGAGTGGAGGACGAGGTTGCAGGTCAGGAGGAGAGGCCAGGAAGGAAGGGTGATGAAAGAGAGAAGCAGAAAACGAGCACCTTTCCTCCCCCTTGCAACGAGCAGACAGATATGGCGTTGCCATTGGTCACTCAAAAGTCACCTGGTCCCCAAAAGGCCCGCCCACTTCTTGGACCACCTTTGTCCAACCAGGCTAACCTCTCCCTGCATCACCCCTCCTTGCCTCGTCCCCCCCTTCTCTCCCATCCTCCTCTTTTACACCCAGCATCCCAATCCAAGGACCCTTCCTCATCTGCCTCTTCcttccctcctcctccccctcctccgcTGCCCCTCCCAATCCTCCACTACTCCATGCAGCAGCTCTTCTCCCGCTCCCTCCACCACCCACAGCTGTCCCATCTTCCGGCGTCCCGCAAGGACTTCCTCAACTCTGACCCCTTCCTGGAGTTCCACTCGCATCCCTCCTTTCCTCCGCTGCCCCTACTGGGTCACCTGGGCCCCGCCCTCGTACGCCACGGCAGCGGCAGAGAGCGCGAGAGGGGGATGAGGGGAgggggagggatggatggaggagAGCTTTACCTGACTGCTGGAGGA ACCCAGGAGGGCTTGTCTCCTTGCCACCTGAAGAAAGCCAAACTCATGTTCTTCTACACGCGCTACCCCAGCTCCAACACACTCAAGACGTACTTCCCGGATGTCAAG TTTAATCGCTGCGTGACCTCCCAGATGATTAAATGGTTCAGCAACTTCAGAGAGTTCTTCTACATCCAGATGGAGCGCTTCGCAAGGCAGGCTGTCCGCGAGGCCCTCACACG GGACGGTGCACCTTGCCTTGGCAGAGAGAGTCAGCTGCGAGTGGGTCGGGACACAGAACTTTATCGCATACTGAACATGCACTACAATAAAAGTAACATCTACCAG GTCCCAGAGAGGTTTATTGAGGTGTCTGAGGTGGCCCTGAGGGAGTTCTACTCGGCCATCTGGACCGGCAGAGACAACGACCCCTGCTGGAAGAAAGGAATATATAAAATCATCTGTAAGCTTGACAGTGGTCTGCCAGATGCCTTCAGAATGCCTGGTTGTCCAGTTGGCTGA